A window of Syntrophorhabdaceae bacterium contains these coding sequences:
- a CDS encoding transposase — protein sequence MPRKARLDKGGFLHHVIARGIERSPIFRDDVDRERFIERLGLLAELTKTDIYAFALVPNHFHLLLRSGPEGLSRFMRRLLTGYAVSFNNRHERAGHLFQNRYKSIVVEEDPYFVELLRYIHLNPLNAHVTPTLETLDSYRFSGHYYLIHKNPFPWYDAAYVLRWFGNSKKNYRAFMREGVEKKYLPDLSGGGLIRTLGGISQAALSRRTPVLTDERVLGSGEFLKELVRKEPHPFSDRYKIMEEIIVSLCQKEGISREALAGGSRAGKLSRLRSELVFLLSREVGIPQVTIARELGITTSAVSKIMRRREDKSG from the coding sequence ATGCCCAGAAAAGCGCGTCTCGACAAAGGAGGCTTCCTCCATCACGTTATTGCACGAGGTATCGAGCGCAGCCCTATCTTCAGGGATGATGTTGACCGCGAGAGGTTCATCGAACGGTTGGGGCTGTTAGCGGAACTAACAAAAACGGACATTTACGCCTTTGCCCTCGTCCCCAACCATTTTCATCTGCTTCTCCGCAGCGGCCCGGAGGGGTTATCCCGGTTCATGAGGCGCCTTCTTACGGGTTATGCCGTAAGCTTCAATAACCGGCATGAGCGGGCAGGCCACCTGTTTCAGAACCGCTATAAATCTATCGTGGTTGAGGAGGATCCTTATTTCGTGGAACTTCTGCGCTATATCCACCTTAATCCTCTCAATGCCCATGTCACGCCTACCTTAGAGACTCTCGATTCTTACCGGTTTAGCGGCCATTATTATCTTATCCACAAGAATCCTTTCCCCTGGTATGATGCAGCTTACGTGTTGCGGTGGTTTGGAAATTCGAAGAAAAACTATCGGGCCTTCATGAGGGAAGGAGTGGAGAAGAAATATCTGCCCGATCTCTCAGGAGGAGGCCTCATCCGGACGCTTGGAGGCATCTCCCAAGCGGCTCTTTCGCGAAGAACCCCGGTCCTTACTGATGAGAGGGTGCTCGGCTCCGGAGAGTTCCTGAAGGAATTAGTGCGCAAGGAGCCCCATCCTTTTTCCGATCGGTATAAGATAATGGAAGAAATTATCGTCTCCTTATGCCAAAAGGAAGGCATATCCCGTGAAGCACTCGCAGGAGGCTCCCGGGCCGGAAAGCTTTCCCGTCTCCGTTCCGAGTTGGTTTTTCTCCTTTCAAGGGAAGTGGGAATACCTCAGGTCACCATAGCACGTGAACTGGGAATCACTACCTCGGCCGTATCGAAGATCATGAGGAGAAGGGAGGACAAGTCGGGTTAG
- a CDS encoding patatin-like phospholipase family protein — translation MKPSEFLKVILGTRARQAAVPIDLEDQAHPPGLPNVRYRSGVAKDMGAMMQEGIDSYRREQAQLAAGGGSDRLPPAFYLAISGGGDNGAFGAGLICGWTAAGDRPVFKLVTGISTGALIGPLAFLGSSHDPTLKEFYTNTSSKDILKKRNLLAALFNDAMADTRPLSRLLEKMLTQEILDEIGAEYKKGRLFLVGTTNLDARQAIIWNMTRIAASGRPGALELFRSIMIASAAIPGAFPPVMIDVEAGRQKYQEMHVDGGAVAQVFLYPPAISLRELERKERIEARERKLYIIRNSRLDAEWARVDRRMLTIAGRAISSMIQTQGLGDLYRIYLSAVKDGIDYNLAHIPSSFNVPKTENFDPVYMRQLFDLGYSMAAKGYPWQKTPPGMQLSVSTDADSTARR, via the coding sequence ATGAAACCTTCTGAATTCCTTAAAGTCATTCTAGGGACGCGGGCGCGTCAGGCAGCGGTTCCCATAGACTTGGAAGATCAGGCACACCCGCCTGGTCTTCCGAATGTGCGTTACAGGTCCGGCGTCGCCAAAGACATGGGCGCCATGATGCAAGAGGGCATCGACTCTTATAGGCGTGAGCAGGCGCAGCTTGCAGCGGGCGGAGGTTCCGATCGACTTCCGCCGGCTTTCTATCTTGCGATCTCCGGCGGGGGCGACAATGGGGCGTTCGGTGCGGGGCTGATATGCGGATGGACAGCTGCCGGGGACCGGCCGGTGTTTAAGCTGGTGACAGGCATCAGCACGGGGGCATTGATCGGTCCTTTAGCCTTTCTGGGGTCTTCACACGATCCCACACTGAAGGAGTTCTACACAAACACATCTTCCAAGGACATCCTAAAGAAACGAAACCTGCTGGCAGCCCTTTTCAATGACGCCATGGCCGACACCCGGCCCTTAAGCAGACTGCTTGAAAAGATGCTAACCCAGGAGATACTGGATGAAATAGGTGCTGAGTATAAGAAGGGTCGCCTCTTCCTGGTGGGCACCACAAATCTCGATGCCCGCCAGGCGATCATATGGAATATGACCAGGATTGCCGCGAGCGGTCGCCCCGGGGCGCTTGAACTGTTTCGGAGCATTATGATCGCCTCGGCGGCAATCCCCGGGGCTTTCCCTCCGGTGATGATCGATGTAGAGGCGGGGAGACAGAAATATCAGGAGATGCATGTGGATGGCGGCGCCGTCGCCCAGGTCTTTCTCTACCCTCCGGCAATCAGCCTCAGGGAGTTGGAGCGTAAGGAACGCATTGAGGCGCGGGAAAGAAAGCTTTACATCATCCGCAACAGCCGACTTGACGCCGAGTGGGCTCGTGTGGACCGCCGGATGCTGACCATTGCCGGGCGGGCCATCTCCTCCATGATTCAGACGCAGGGTCTTGGCGACCTTTATCGAATCTATTTGTCTGCCGTGAAAGATGGCATTGATTACAACCTGGCTCACATACCTTCGAGTTTCAACGTGCCGAAAACGGAGAATTTCGATCCCGTATACATGCGTCAGCTTTTCGATCTGGGATACAGCATGGCGGCAAAGGGCTACCCGTGGCAAAAGACGCCTCCAGGTATGCAACTCTCGGTGAGCACCGATGCAGACTCGACCGCGAGGAGGTGA
- a CDS encoding SGNH/GDSL hydrolase family protein, whose protein sequence is MVRLIGRHPRIALVLINVVLFVLVLGIIEILLRSFAPFNIATIGHRSSENADKYGWGFNPHERLAILDPDTGETFIDSANNHGWRDRDREYDNKNKAYRILVLGDSVTYGAIVPAEKVYTRILEDELRQKGYNIEIINIAYGGWGTDQQLEALVNEGIKYKPNLIIVQFCTNDLTDNTVGANKKENRLENLGNRKPFYYELDENQVLHRKENPNYKRWEPKPPDQQIRTVIYHSEVYKRLYAVYLRYRHREVNNKYRITDNQLIHLQRVIGLSEDSSLYKFLHNHKDMNLSLEDLANAINSSEYSNSRNTIYRILEDRWFHAYWSLDKFVPRHADPESYEFRLYFALIGEIRKHAKLIDADVVIFPETEEGHYQWSLSWHRIRDDERSRINYLSHIQVIKSAMKEMGVDVIDNITPYQRARNDPHPNIEGNQSMASDISRYLMLRKKGLETGEFNFKVHHLKPDDRLHKVSGS, encoded by the coding sequence ATGGTTCGGTTGATCGGAAGACATCCCAGAATAGCATTGGTGCTGATTAATGTTGTATTGTTTGTCCTGGTTTTAGGAATAATTGAGATTCTGTTAAGATCGTTTGCTCCTTTTAACATTGCAACGATTGGTCACCGATCTTCTGAAAATGCCGACAAATACGGTTGGGGGTTTAATCCGCACGAAAGACTCGCAATATTAGATCCGGACACTGGAGAAACGTTTATTGATTCTGCAAATAATCATGGCTGGCGAGACAGAGATAGGGAATATGATAATAAGAATAAGGCATACCGGATCCTTGTCTTGGGGGATTCGGTGACGTATGGAGCTATCGTTCCGGCCGAAAAAGTATATACCCGCATATTAGAAGACGAATTACGGCAGAAGGGATACAACATAGAGATAATTAATATCGCATACGGAGGGTGGGGCACAGATCAACAACTCGAAGCATTAGTGAATGAAGGAATCAAATATAAACCTAACCTGATAATCGTGCAGTTTTGTACAAACGATCTTACAGACAATACCGTTGGCGCCAATAAGAAAGAAAATCGATTGGAGAATCTTGGAAACAGGAAACCTTTCTATTATGAGCTGGATGAAAATCAAGTGTTGCACAGAAAAGAAAACCCAAACTATAAGAGGTGGGAACCGAAACCCCCAGACCAACAAATCAGAACAGTAATATATCATTCGGAGGTTTATAAACGTCTTTATGCTGTGTATTTGCGTTATAGGCACCGAGAGGTAAACAATAAATATAGGATTACCGATAATCAGCTCATTCATTTACAACGCGTAATAGGCTTAAGTGAGGATTCAAGCCTGTACAAATTTTTACATAATCATAAAGACATGAATTTATCTTTGGAGGATTTAGCCAATGCTATAAATTCATCCGAATATTCCAATTCACGAAACACTATTTATAGAATTCTTGAAGATAGGTGGTTCCATGCTTACTGGTCACTTGACAAATTTGTGCCAAGGCATGCCGACCCGGAGTCATACGAATTTAGACTTTATTTTGCCCTTATAGGCGAAATAAGGAAACATGCAAAGCTGATCGATGCAGACGTAGTGATATTTCCTGAAACAGAGGAAGGGCACTATCAATGGTCGTTGAGTTGGCACAGGATAAGAGATGATGAGCGTTCAAGAATCAATTATTTGAGTCATATTCAAGTGATTAAATCGGCAATGAAAGAAATGGGGGTGGATGTAATAGATAATATCACTCCTTACCAGAGGGCTCGGAATGATCCACACCCTAACATAGAAGGCAATCAATCAATGGCAAGCGATATATCGAGGTATCTGATGTTGCGTAAAAAAGGGTTAGAAACAGGCGAATTCAACTTCAAAGTGCACCACCTGAAGCCTGACGATAGACTTCATAAGGTGTCCGGTAGTTGA